In the genome of Candidatus Zixiibacteriota bacterium, one region contains:
- a CDS encoding NAD(P)H-hydrate dehydratase — protein MKLVNAEIMRAIDKETIEKRGIAGPRLMENAGKGIAEQIRDKVLLGRTGASFAIFCGKGNNGGDGFVIARYLHQYGNKVAIFFPGPSEALSDDARLNYNRAIEEKIEINEHRSSGDLPSKLDCDYIIDAIFGTGFSGVPKGILSEIISYINKQGKAVVAVDCPSGLNVDTGQHEGAVVHADYTFTLALPKFGLYLSPGRELAGIVDIVPIGTPDDVIDSFRIKENLITPNLIKSLLPQRKPDGHKGDFGRLFILAGSTGLTGAATLCALAAARSGLGLVTVGCPASLNSILEMKLTEPMTFPLPDIAGKGVLALRGLGEIRQRIKESDALVIGPGVGRHHETKELIQRLVSSLDKVAIIDADGLNAFEKNRAALEGKHPQLVLTPHPGEFRRLIDEDIPSNLPARFDLVRKYAAKFNSVIVLKGSPSIVVDTNGELYLNPAGNDGMATGGTGDVLSGMIGSFLAQGLGPLHAALCGVYLHGLAGDLAASELGKRSLIAGDLVDFLPDAFSIIEN, from the coding sequence ATGAAACTGGTAAACGCCGAAATCATGCGCGCTATCGATAAAGAGACTATCGAAAAACGCGGCATAGCCGGTCCCCGGCTTATGGAAAACGCCGGGAAGGGGATAGCGGAGCAAATTCGTGATAAAGTCCTGTTGGGCAGAACCGGAGCCTCCTTTGCGATTTTTTGCGGAAAGGGGAATAACGGTGGCGACGGTTTTGTCATTGCGCGGTATCTTCACCAATATGGCAACAAAGTCGCTATCTTCTTCCCCGGTCCATCTGAGGCTCTCTCTGATGATGCCCGTCTGAATTACAATCGTGCCATTGAAGAAAAAATCGAGATTAATGAACATAGAAGCAGCGGCGACCTGCCGTCAAAGTTAGACTGTGATTACATCATCGATGCCATCTTCGGCACCGGCTTCTCCGGCGTTCCCAAAGGAATTCTCTCTGAAATCATCAGTTATATTAATAAGCAGGGGAAAGCGGTTGTCGCCGTCGATTGCCCATCCGGTCTCAATGTCGATACCGGTCAGCACGAGGGTGCAGTAGTTCACGCCGATTACACCTTCACACTGGCGCTTCCAAAATTTGGGCTGTATCTCTCGCCGGGACGCGAACTGGCCGGCATTGTCGATATCGTGCCGATTGGTACCCCCGATGACGTAATCGACTCTTTCCGTATCAAAGAGAATCTCATCACACCCAATCTCATTAAGTCACTCTTGCCGCAGCGGAAACCGGATGGTCATAAAGGGGATTTTGGCAGGCTCTTCATCCTCGCCGGTTCTACCGGGCTGACCGGCGCTGCGACCTTATGCGCTCTCGCCGCCGCCCGCAGCGGCCTGGGGCTGGTGACTGTCGGCTGCCCGGCATCTCTCAATTCTATTCTCGAGATGAAATTGACGGAGCCTATGACCTTTCCGCTGCCTGATATCGCCGGCAAGGGAGTCCTGGCGTTGCGTGGGCTGGGAGAAATAAGGCAGAGAATAAAAGAAAGTGACGCTCTTGTTATCGGTCCCGGTGTGGGACGGCATCACGAAACAAAAGAATTAATCCAGCGGCTGGTCTCCTCACTGGACAAAGTCGCCATAATTGACGCCGATGGTCTCAATGCCTTTGAAAAAAATCGCGCGGCGCTGGAAGGGAAACATCCCCAATTGGTGCTGACCCCCCACCCCGGCGAATTCCGGCGCTTAATTGATGAGGATATCCCATCCAACCTTCCTGCCCGCTTCGACCTGGTGCGGAAATATGCCGCAAAGTTCAATTCCGTCATTGTCCTCAAAGGCTCGCCCAGCATTGTGGTCGATACCAATGGCGAGTTGTATCTCAATCCTGCCGGTAATGACGGCATGGCGACCGGCGGGACCGGTGACGTGCTCTCCGGTATGATTGGCTCATTTCTGGCGCAGGGCTTGGGCCCTCTGCATGCCGCTTTGTGTGGAGTCTATTTGCACGGACTGGCCGGCGACCTTGCCGCTTCCGAACTGGGCAAACGCTCCCTTATCGCCGGCGACCTGGTCGATTTTCTCCCTGATGCCTTTTCAATTATTGAGAACTGA